The genomic region GAAGCCGTCCATCGACGTCACGTTCAAGCTGGCGGCGTCTCCGGAGTCGGGCATCTTCCGCTTCAACACGGGCAGTTGGAGCTTCGTCAACACGCTCCACACCGTCATCCGCGACGTCGACGAGTACGCCGGCCCGGTGCGCGCGTTGCTTGCGATCGAGCACGTGGAGTACACCACGAAGGCCGGTCGCGACGTCGCGTACAACATGCCGACGATCACCGTGACTGGCGCCTACGAGGCCGCGCAGACCGACGACGAGCCCGCGTGGCTGGCGAAGGCTGCCTGACCCATCTGCTTCACCGCACAGCAGCACGCAGCCCCCTCCGAATTGAGGTCGGAGGGGGCTGCGCATTCACGAGCATACGCACTCATGGAGGAGAGAGCATGAGCAAGGCCCGGCTAACAGATTTCACTGGTGCGGAGATCCGCGCAGGGAAGGTCATCGCCTACCCGACACGACAGGGCAACGTCGTACGCAACTCCGAGGCGATCGTCCTGGAGACGATGAGCGACAAGAGCACCGGCCGCGTGGTCCCCATGCTGCGAGTGCAGCCGACGGGCCGCGATAGCGGTTTCATCGCGCGCTCGACCGTGACCCCGCAGACCATCGCCACCACCCATGTCGTCGTCCTTGGCGACGCTCCCGACGCGTAAGGAACTCGCATGGCTCTGTACGACGTAACCCGTAACGACGAGGTACAGCCCGGAGAGTTCGTCAGTGCGTTCGTCATCGCAGCTGGAACCGCCCGCGCCCGCAAGGCAGTTGCCCACATGGGCGGCGTGAGGGCGGACGGCAGCAACGTGACCGCCACCGTGCGGAGCACGGCTGAGCGGCCGGCCGTGCTGTCGGTGTACTGGGATGAGCGCGAGGAGGAGCCGACGCCCATCCCGGACTACTTCTGACCCACCACGGCCCCCGCACATCGACGATGCGGGGGCCTTCCGCTTGGCAATCACGGAGGAGAGAGCGTGGCAGAGTTCAAGGTGGGGGACAAGGTACGGGTCCTGGCCGGCGGCGAAGGCGTCGTTACCTACGGGCCGGTGAACAGCACCTTCGACACCTACAAGATGTACATCGTCAAGCAGGAGGGCGACGATGAGCGGGCGTTCAAGAGCAGCGATCTGGAGCAGCTGCCCGCGTTCGCCGTGGGCGACAAGGTGACGTCGACGTCGTCGTTCGAGTCCGGTCGAGGGGAGTCTGAGATCGTCGCGGGCCCTTTCATGGGTCGTCACAGTGGTCAGACGTTCTGGGTGACCACCGGCAGCGACGGTAAGCATGCCGCCCCGCTGGAGGACACCCTCACCAAGGTTGCAGAGCCCGCCCTCGTCCCAGTCGGCACCCGCGCGCGGATCGACCGGGCGAAGTGGGCGGAATCGGTCCATGGGGAGATCGGGGTTGTCCAGAGCAACACCGAGACATGGCGCGGAAGTCGGGGCGACGTCCACCCCTACCGCGTGCGTCTTGACGATGACTCCACCTTCCACGTCGCGGAGCTCACCCCGGTCGACGACGAGCCGGCCGATGGCTTCGAGTACAACGGCGAGACCTACGAGTACGGCGTGCTGTACCGGGACCGCGAAGGCGACCGCTTCGAGTTCGACTCCGTGCTGTTCACCGATGGCACCAACACCCCTCGCGGGCGACTCACATTCGCCGACGGCACGCGGGGCTACTGGAGCTGGGGCTTGGCCGAAGTC from Streptomyces sp. NBC_01267 harbors:
- a CDS encoding phiSA1p31-related protein is translated as MAEFKVGDKVRVLAGGEGVVTYGPVNSTFDTYKMYIVKQEGDDERAFKSSDLEQLPAFAVGDKVTSTSSFESGRGESEIVAGPFMGRHSGQTFWVTTGSDGKHAAPLEDTLTKVAEPALVPVGTRARIDRAKWAESVHGEIGVVQSNTETWRGSRGDVHPYRVRLDDDSTFHVAELTPVDDEPADGFEYNGETYEYGVLYRDREGDRFEFDSVLFTDGTNTPRGRLTFADGTRGYWSWGLAEVVNGYGPLKKI